One genomic region from Arthrobacter sp. FB24 encodes:
- a CDS encoding alpha-mannosidase produces the protein MHDDRRITEVRLDRFMRERVDPAVYSRSVPLNLSAWDVPDEPVSVLEALRHDFVPLEHGSAWGRPWSTKWLRLQGEVPDSWGTAPDTAVEIVVDLGFTRELPGFQCEGIAWRPDGTIIKAISPRNQYIPLKLLGSGMAVDFYVEAAANPDVAQGWTFAAMPYGDKATAGSDPKYRLGAMAIAELNQTVWELQQDVWTLSGLMHELPMELPRRHEILRALERMLDVMDPDDIPGTAAAGRAALAEVLSRPAYASAHQLVATGHAHIDSAWLWPVRETIRKCARTFSNVVALMDESPDFVFSCSSAQQLAWMKEFYPELFGRIREKVKAGKFVPVGGMWVESDTNMPGGEAMARQFIEGKGFFLDEFGVECREAWLPDSFGYSAALPQIVKAAGSKWFLTQKISWNQVNRMPHHTFNWEGIDGTRLFTHFPPVDTYNSELSGRELAHAERNYRDHGRGTVSLVPFGYGDGGGGPTREMIAAAHRTADLEGSPKVRIGTAANFFTQAQAEYASLPVWVGEMYLELHRGTYTSQAKTKRGNRRSEHLLREAELWCATASVRTAGGFAYPAAELKRLWQLVLLQQFHDILPGSSIAWVHQDAERNYAAIAEGLEAIIADAARAMLGEGSREFLLNAAPHERSGVPALAAAEPVRSDHPVTVTEHAGGYILDNGVIRAVLDSNGLLTSLIDHASGRDAIAPGQYGNHLELHRDTPNEWDAWDIDEFYRRNVTSLTEARSVTLERGGWDAVVVVERLAGASAITQRISLEAGSGSLGILTSVDWQEREKLLKIGFPLDVRADRSASETQFGHVFRPTHTNTSWEAAKFEICAHRWIHVAEPGYGVAVTNASSYGHDVTRTVRDDGGTTTTVRTSLLRAPKYPDPDADRGRHELLVTIRPGAAIADAVEEGYRTNLAPRIMRGANAVLPLFTVFNQGIVVEAVKLAEDGSGDVIVRLYESLGERSEGIVTANFETRQVQVVDLLERPVAGPGVETGRDSAKLTLRPFQLLTLRFAR, from the coding sequence TTGCACGACGACCGCCGCATCACGGAAGTCCGTCTGGACCGCTTCATGCGCGAACGCGTGGACCCTGCGGTGTACTCCCGCAGCGTTCCGCTGAACCTCAGCGCCTGGGACGTTCCGGACGAGCCTGTCTCCGTTCTGGAGGCCCTGCGCCACGACTTCGTGCCGCTGGAACACGGATCGGCGTGGGGCCGCCCCTGGAGCACCAAATGGCTGAGGCTGCAGGGTGAGGTGCCCGATTCCTGGGGCACGGCTCCCGATACCGCGGTGGAAATAGTGGTGGACCTGGGGTTCACCCGGGAGCTCCCGGGCTTTCAGTGCGAAGGGATCGCCTGGCGGCCGGACGGCACCATCATCAAGGCCATCTCGCCCCGGAACCAGTACATTCCACTGAAGCTCCTCGGCAGCGGGATGGCAGTGGACTTCTACGTGGAGGCCGCCGCCAACCCCGATGTTGCCCAGGGGTGGACTTTCGCAGCCATGCCCTACGGTGACAAGGCAACAGCGGGAAGCGACCCCAAATACCGGCTGGGCGCCATGGCCATCGCCGAGCTCAACCAGACGGTGTGGGAACTGCAGCAGGACGTATGGACGCTCAGCGGACTCATGCATGAGCTCCCGATGGAACTGCCGCGCCGCCACGAGATCCTGCGCGCCCTGGAACGGATGCTGGACGTCATGGATCCGGACGATATTCCCGGCACCGCCGCGGCAGGCCGCGCAGCCCTGGCTGAGGTTCTCTCCCGTCCGGCGTATGCCTCCGCCCATCAGCTGGTCGCCACAGGACACGCGCACATCGATTCGGCGTGGCTGTGGCCCGTCCGGGAGACCATCCGCAAGTGCGCGCGCACCTTCTCCAACGTCGTGGCCCTGATGGACGAGTCTCCCGACTTCGTTTTCTCCTGCTCGTCCGCGCAGCAGCTCGCCTGGATGAAGGAGTTCTACCCCGAGCTGTTCGGCCGGATCCGCGAGAAGGTCAAAGCGGGCAAATTCGTGCCGGTCGGCGGCATGTGGGTGGAATCCGACACCAACATGCCGGGCGGTGAGGCCATGGCCCGGCAGTTCATCGAAGGCAAGGGGTTCTTCCTCGACGAGTTTGGCGTGGAGTGCCGGGAGGCATGGTTGCCCGATTCCTTCGGCTACTCGGCTGCATTGCCGCAGATCGTCAAGGCTGCCGGCAGCAAGTGGTTCCTGACCCAGAAGATCTCCTGGAACCAGGTCAACAGGATGCCGCACCACACCTTCAACTGGGAAGGAATCGACGGCACGCGGCTGTTCACCCACTTCCCGCCCGTGGACACTTACAATTCGGAGCTGAGCGGCCGGGAACTGGCACATGCGGAACGCAACTACCGGGACCACGGCCGCGGAACCGTCTCCCTGGTCCCGTTCGGCTACGGCGACGGCGGCGGCGGACCGACACGGGAGATGATCGCCGCCGCCCACCGTACGGCCGATCTCGAAGGGTCGCCGAAGGTCCGGATCGGAACGGCTGCGAATTTCTTCACGCAGGCGCAGGCCGAATATGCGTCCCTGCCCGTCTGGGTGGGGGAGATGTACCTGGAGCTGCACAGAGGGACCTACACCAGCCAGGCGAAAACCAAACGGGGCAACCGGCGCAGCGAACACCTTCTCCGCGAGGCCGAACTGTGGTGTGCCACAGCATCAGTGCGCACCGCCGGCGGGTTCGCGTATCCGGCGGCCGAGTTGAAGCGCCTGTGGCAGCTGGTCCTGCTGCAGCAGTTCCACGACATCCTGCCCGGCAGTTCCATTGCCTGGGTCCACCAGGACGCAGAGCGGAACTATGCGGCCATCGCGGAAGGCCTTGAAGCCATCATTGCCGATGCCGCGCGCGCCATGCTCGGTGAGGGCAGCCGCGAGTTCCTGCTGAACGCCGCGCCGCACGAACGCAGCGGAGTACCCGCTCTTGCCGCCGCCGAACCGGTCCGGAGCGACCACCCGGTGACGGTCACCGAGCATGCCGGGGGATACATCCTGGACAACGGCGTGATCAGGGCCGTGCTGGACTCGAACGGACTCCTGACTTCCCTCATCGACCACGCAAGCGGCCGCGATGCCATCGCCCCCGGCCAGTACGGGAACCATCTGGAACTACACCGCGATACGCCCAACGAGTGGGACGCGTGGGACATTGACGAGTTCTACCGCCGCAACGTCACCTCACTGACCGAAGCGCGTTCGGTGACGCTCGAGCGGGGCGGCTGGGACGCCGTCGTCGTGGTGGAACGACTGGCGGGAGCATCCGCGATCACCCAGCGGATTTCGCTGGAGGCGGGTTCCGGCTCGCTGGGCATCCTGACCTCCGTGGATTGGCAGGAACGCGAAAAGCTGCTCAAGATCGGATTCCCCCTGGACGTGCGAGCAGACCGTTCGGCGTCAGAGACGCAGTTCGGGCATGTCTTCCGGCCCACCCACACCAACACATCCTGGGAGGCAGCCAAGTTCGAAATTTGTGCCCACCGCTGGATTCATGTGGCGGAGCCGGGTTACGGCGTGGCGGTCACCAATGCCTCCAGTTATGGACACGACGTCACCCGCACCGTGAGGGACGACGGCGGCACCACCACTACCGTCCGTACCTCGCTGCTGCGCGCACCCAAGTATCCGGATCCCGACGCCGACCGCGGGCGGCACGAGCTGCTGGTGACCATCAGGCCCGGGGCGGCCATTGCTGACGCCGTGGAGGAGGGCTACCGGACCAACCTGGCCCCGCGGATCATGAGGGGCGCCAACGCTGTCCTTCCACTGTTCACGGTGTTCAACCAGGGAATCGTGGTTGAGGCGGTAAAGCTGGCGGAGGACGGTTCCGGTGACGTCATTGTGCGTCTCTATGAGTCCCTGGGGGAGCGGTCCGAGGGAATCGTGACAGCCAATTTCGAAACCAGGCAAGTGCAGGTAGTGGACCTGCTGGAGCGTCCGGTTGCGGGCCCGGGTGTTGAAACCGGCCGGGATTCCGCAAAGCTGACGTTGCGTCCGTTCCAGCTGCTCACCCTGCGGTTTGCCCGCTGA
- a CDS encoding ABC-F family ATP-binding cassette domain-containing protein: protein MTATLVAKDLSGGHDHRTLFSKLSLTVAPGDVVGVVGANGAGKSTLLRLLAGVDQPLAGSVSLAPSDAFVGWLPQEHERVPGETVADYVARRTGCAQATAEMESTAEALGSGAPGADDAYSLAFDRWMASGAADLDERIAPVLADLGLDVGPEALMTGLSGGQAARVALAALLLSRFDVVLLDEPTNDLDLNGLAKLESFVQGLRGGVVLVSHDREFLARCVTTIVELDLAQNSVAVYDGGYEAFLEERAVARRHARERYEEFASTKADLVSRARTQREWSSQGVRNAMKKSPDNDKIRRAASTESSEKQAQKVRQMESRISRLDEVEEPRKEWQLQFSIGQAPRSSAVVATLRDAVVRQGDFTLGPVNLQLNAGERIGITGPNGAGKSTLLRLLLGIREPDSGNAAMGASVAVGEIDQARGLLAGHLMLGDAVEAVLTGLTPAEVRTLLAKFGLKADHTSRPVDSLSPGERTRAALALLQARGVNLLVLDEPTNHLDLPAIEQLEEALESYDGALLLVTHDRRLLENVRLDVRWNVENGVVTEQHADAGTPRGSTDRANERVTKGQPR, encoded by the coding sequence ATGACTGCAACCCTTGTTGCCAAAGACCTTTCGGGCGGTCACGACCACCGCACACTCTTCTCAAAACTTTCCCTCACAGTGGCGCCGGGCGACGTTGTGGGCGTTGTGGGCGCAAACGGCGCCGGTAAGTCCACCCTGCTCCGGCTGCTGGCCGGTGTGGACCAGCCCCTGGCAGGATCGGTAAGCCTGGCCCCGTCCGATGCCTTCGTAGGCTGGCTGCCGCAGGAACACGAACGCGTCCCGGGCGAAACCGTGGCGGATTACGTGGCGCGCCGTACCGGCTGCGCCCAGGCGACGGCGGAGATGGAGTCCACAGCGGAGGCCCTCGGTTCGGGCGCCCCCGGCGCCGACGACGCCTATTCCCTGGCCTTCGACCGCTGGATGGCCTCCGGCGCGGCGGACCTTGACGAGCGGATTGCACCGGTCCTTGCCGACCTGGGGCTGGACGTGGGGCCCGAGGCCCTCATGACGGGACTTTCCGGCGGGCAGGCAGCCCGTGTGGCGCTGGCTGCGCTGCTGCTGAGCCGCTTCGACGTGGTGCTGCTTGACGAGCCCACCAACGACCTGGACCTCAACGGACTGGCCAAGCTTGAATCGTTCGTTCAAGGCCTCCGCGGCGGTGTGGTCCTGGTGTCCCATGACCGTGAGTTCCTGGCACGCTGCGTCACCACCATCGTGGAGCTGGACCTGGCGCAGAACTCCGTGGCGGTGTACGACGGCGGCTATGAGGCCTTCCTGGAGGAACGCGCCGTGGCGCGCCGCCATGCCCGGGAGCGCTACGAAGAGTTTGCCTCCACCAAGGCGGACCTGGTCTCCCGCGCCAGGACGCAGCGTGAGTGGAGCTCCCAGGGCGTGCGCAACGCCATGAAGAAAAGCCCGGACAACGACAAGATCCGCCGTGCGGCCTCCACCGAATCATCGGAGAAGCAGGCCCAGAAGGTGCGGCAGATGGAATCCAGGATCTCCCGCCTCGACGAAGTCGAGGAACCCCGCAAGGAGTGGCAGCTGCAGTTCAGCATTGGCCAGGCGCCGCGGTCCAGCGCAGTGGTGGCAACGCTGCGCGACGCCGTCGTCCGCCAGGGCGACTTCACCCTCGGACCGGTGAACCTGCAGCTTAACGCCGGGGAGCGGATCGGCATCACGGGCCCCAACGGGGCCGGCAAGTCCACGCTTCTGCGGCTCCTGCTGGGGATCCGGGAGCCCGATTCCGGCAACGCGGCGATGGGCGCTTCGGTGGCCGTCGGCGAGATCGACCAGGCCCGCGGCCTGCTGGCCGGGCACCTCATGCTGGGTGACGCCGTCGAAGCCGTCCTGACCGGGCTGACCCCGGCGGAGGTCCGCACCCTGCTTGCCAAGTTCGGCCTTAAGGCGGACCACACCTCCCGCCCCGTCGACTCGCTCTCCCCGGGCGAGCGGACCCGCGCAGCGCTTGCGCTGCTGCAGGCGCGCGGCGTGAACCTGCTGGTCCTGGATGAGCCCACCAACCATCTGGACCTGCCCGCGATCGAGCAACTCGAAGAAGCCTTGGAAAGCTACGACGGCGCTCTGCTCCTGGTGACCCACGACCGGCGACTGCTGGAAAACGTGCGTCTGGACGTCCGGTGGAATGTCGAGAACGGTGTGGTGACTGAACAGCATGCCGACGCAGGAACGCCGCGCGGCAGCACTGACCGAGCCAACGAACGCGTCACGAAAGGCCAGCCAAGATGA
- a CDS encoding ABC transporter ATP-binding protein, giving the protein MSMDRVAWSSLYNITRASSGSKPFSKATLKRVFGFARPHRNKLIAFVLLSIVTAVLAVATPVLAGQVVDAIIAGVGVDVVIRLAVLIAVVAVAEAGLGLVTRWLSSTIGEGVIVDLRTKVFDHVQKMPIAFFTRTRTGALVSRLNNDVIGAQSAFAGTLSGVVSNVVALALTLVVMLGKSWLVTVLAMILLPIFLIPARRMGSKLADLRREAAEHNAAMGTQMTERFSAPGATLVKLFGRPDEESREFAVRAGRVRDIGVRTAMLQFTFVTALTLVSALALALVYGLGGFLALQGQLAAGDVVVLALLLTRLYAPLTALSNARVEIMSALVSFERVFEILDLKPLIQQKPDAVEVPPGPVSVEFDDVRFAYPSADKVSLASLEDVSTLDTRGGEEVLHGISFRVEPGQTVALVGSSGAGKSTIAQLLSRLYDVDSGAVRLGGTVPGSGLDVRDATFDSMRATLGMVTQDGHLFHESIASNLRLARPDATEEDMWDVLRRARLEYMIRSLPDGLDTVVGERGYRLSGGERQRLTIARLLIAQPRVVILDEATAALDSTNEAAVQAALGAALEGRTAVVIAHRLSTVRAADMILVVEDGTIVERGTHTELLAAEGRYSELYRTQFAEASAVVEEAVPEF; this is encoded by the coding sequence ATGAGCATGGACCGGGTAGCCTGGAGCTCCCTTTACAACATCACACGGGCTTCCAGCGGTTCCAAGCCGTTCTCCAAGGCCACGCTGAAGCGCGTGTTCGGCTTCGCCCGGCCGCACCGGAACAAGCTGATCGCCTTCGTGCTGCTGTCCATCGTCACGGCAGTCCTTGCGGTGGCCACACCCGTCCTTGCCGGCCAGGTGGTGGACGCCATCATCGCCGGCGTGGGCGTTGACGTGGTGATCCGGCTGGCCGTGCTGATCGCCGTCGTGGCCGTCGCCGAAGCCGGGCTTGGGCTCGTGACGCGCTGGCTGTCCTCCACCATCGGTGAGGGCGTGATCGTGGACCTGCGCACCAAGGTGTTCGACCACGTCCAGAAGATGCCGATCGCCTTCTTCACCCGCACCAGGACCGGTGCCTTGGTCAGCCGGCTGAACAACGACGTCATCGGCGCGCAGTCGGCTTTCGCCGGCACGCTGTCCGGCGTGGTCAGCAACGTGGTGGCTTTGGCGCTGACGCTCGTGGTGATGCTGGGCAAATCGTGGCTCGTCACCGTGCTGGCCATGATCCTGCTGCCGATCTTCCTCATCCCGGCACGCCGGATGGGTTCCAAACTGGCGGATCTTCGGCGCGAGGCCGCCGAACACAACGCCGCCATGGGCACGCAGATGACCGAACGCTTCTCTGCCCCCGGTGCGACGCTGGTCAAGCTCTTCGGCCGCCCCGATGAGGAATCCCGCGAGTTCGCCGTCCGCGCCGGCCGCGTCCGGGACATCGGCGTACGGACCGCCATGCTCCAGTTCACCTTTGTCACCGCCCTGACCCTGGTCTCGGCGCTGGCGCTCGCCCTCGTGTACGGGCTGGGCGGCTTCCTCGCCCTGCAGGGGCAGCTGGCCGCCGGCGACGTCGTGGTGCTGGCATTGCTGCTCACGCGCCTCTATGCGCCGCTCACCGCCCTTTCCAACGCCCGGGTGGAGATCATGAGCGCCCTGGTCAGTTTCGAACGGGTCTTCGAGATCCTTGACCTCAAGCCCCTCATCCAGCAGAAGCCCGACGCCGTGGAGGTACCGCCGGGACCGGTGTCCGTGGAGTTCGACGACGTCCGCTTCGCCTACCCCTCCGCTGACAAGGTGTCGCTGGCTTCGCTCGAGGATGTGTCCACCCTGGACACCCGAGGCGGCGAGGAAGTGCTGCACGGCATCAGCTTCCGGGTGGAACCCGGCCAGACCGTGGCCCTTGTCGGTTCCTCCGGCGCCGGCAAGTCCACCATCGCCCAGTTGCTGTCTCGGCTGTACGACGTCGATTCCGGCGCCGTGCGCCTTGGTGGCACCGTGCCCGGAAGCGGCCTGGACGTCCGTGACGCCACCTTCGATTCGATGCGGGCAACGCTGGGCATGGTGACCCAGGACGGCCACCTCTTCCACGAATCCATCGCGTCCAACCTGCGGCTGGCCCGTCCGGACGCCACCGAAGAGGACATGTGGGATGTGCTGCGCCGGGCCCGCCTCGAGTACATGATCCGGTCCCTGCCGGACGGCCTCGATACGGTGGTGGGGGAGCGCGGCTACCGGCTCTCGGGCGGCGAACGCCAGCGCCTCACCATCGCCCGGCTCCTGATCGCACAGCCGCGGGTAGTGATCCTGGACGAGGCCACAGCAGCCCTGGATTCCACCAATGAGGCGGCCGTGCAGGCTGCACTGGGGGCGGCGCTCGAGGGCCGCACCGCCGTCGTCATCGCCCATCGGCTGTCCACTGTGCGCGCCGCGGACATGATCCTGGTGGTGGAGGACGGCACCATCGTGGAGCGCGGCACCCACACCGAGCTGCTCGCCGCGGAAGGCCGCTATTCGGAGCTCTACCGCACGCAGTTCGCCGAGGCCAGCGCCGTGGTGGAAGAAGCCGTTCCGGAGTTCTAG
- a CDS encoding NUDIX hydrolase, whose translation MKDRIVVSAVCVYDHAGRLLTVRKRGTDKFMHPGGKPEPGETAAQAASRELLEEVGIAVAPEDLRFMGVWLADAANEAATDIEATVFAAPGTWSAHPSAEIAEIRWLDLAAVLPPDLAPLLTDHILPALAAGQGRP comes from the coding sequence GTGAAAGACCGCATTGTTGTGTCCGCCGTCTGCGTCTATGACCATGCCGGCCGCCTGCTGACCGTCCGCAAGCGCGGCACGGACAAGTTCATGCACCCCGGCGGCAAACCCGAACCCGGCGAAACCGCGGCCCAGGCCGCCTCGCGTGAGCTGCTGGAAGAGGTGGGCATCGCCGTAGCCCCGGAAGACCTCCGGTTCATGGGCGTGTGGCTCGCCGACGCCGCCAACGAGGCAGCAACGGACATCGAGGCAACGGTTTTCGCCGCCCCGGGCACATGGAGCGCGCACCCATCAGCGGAGATCGCCGAAATCCGCTGGCTGGACCTGGCCGCCGTGCTGCCGCCAGACCTTGCACCGCTGCTGACGGACCACATCCTGCCCGCCCTCGCCGCGGGCCAGGGCCGGCCCTAG
- a CDS encoding DUF6314 family protein produces MNFQPQDAAQEFDLRAYLLGSWSVERALWDRSTGARGTFTGVARFSAKDDDGGLHFHEEGTMRWPAPDGGTFTGTASRDYILQPADASDAMDMTFPDGRPFHRMSFREMARQDKHWCDPDTYRVTYALRGPDEFSYTWDVQGPRKDLLLESVLRRLGPGEDPPAADGLGSEP; encoded by the coding sequence TTGAACTTCCAGCCACAGGATGCAGCGCAGGAATTCGATCTGCGTGCCTACCTGCTGGGCAGCTGGTCCGTGGAACGTGCCCTGTGGGACCGCAGCACCGGCGCACGGGGCACTTTTACGGGCGTCGCCCGGTTCTCCGCGAAGGACGACGACGGCGGCCTCCACTTCCACGAAGAGGGCACCATGCGCTGGCCTGCTCCGGACGGCGGCACCTTCACTGGCACCGCAAGCCGTGACTACATCCTGCAGCCTGCCGACGCCTCCGATGCGATGGATATGACGTTCCCCGACGGGCGGCCTTTCCACCGGATGAGCTTCCGGGAAATGGCCAGGCAGGACAAGCACTGGTGTGATCCGGACACTTACCGCGTGACATACGCCCTCCGGGGCCCCGACGAATTCAGCTACACGTGGGACGTCCAGGGGCCCAGGAAGGACCTGCTCCTGGAATCGGTGCTGCGCAGGCTCGGTCCGGGCGAAGACCCTCCGGCCGCGGATGGGCTAGGGTCGGAGCCGTGA
- a CDS encoding DUF998 domain-containing protein, with translation MTAATPATSYRAGFLPDIASSREYFGAWAKLSVLQYFVAESAVIAAWAGPEPYDRRTGYISDLGATQCAVYEGRDVCSPLHAVMNASFVVQGLGMLVGALLLSSALLCVAARPGVRLAFGPGHRVPWFTALAAKVLTFTAGTGTIIVGVVPEDAGWFAVHLTGAVMFFLGGALALLLLGWLWLKQSPLAWFILACGAVSFGALVVGGLTGMDVPEPGTLERFMGYPVTVGLATSGLVIAQRVRQELKARKAARAAARATASGASGQ, from the coding sequence ATGACTGCAGCAACACCAGCAACTTCCTACCGGGCCGGCTTCCTGCCGGATATCGCCTCAAGCCGGGAGTATTTCGGGGCGTGGGCCAAGCTGAGCGTGCTGCAGTATTTCGTGGCGGAGTCGGCTGTGATCGCGGCGTGGGCAGGACCCGAACCCTATGACCGGCGGACCGGCTACATCAGCGATCTCGGCGCCACCCAGTGCGCCGTGTACGAGGGCCGGGATGTGTGCTCACCGCTGCACGCGGTGATGAATGCCTCGTTCGTGGTCCAGGGCCTGGGCATGCTGGTGGGGGCGCTGCTGCTCAGCTCGGCACTTTTGTGCGTGGCGGCCCGGCCCGGTGTCCGGCTCGCTTTCGGTCCCGGCCACCGTGTCCCGTGGTTCACCGCCCTCGCGGCCAAGGTCCTTACCTTCACCGCGGGAACCGGGACAATCATCGTGGGGGTGGTGCCCGAAGACGCCGGATGGTTTGCCGTGCATCTGACCGGCGCCGTGATGTTCTTCCTGGGGGGAGCGCTGGCGCTGCTGCTGCTGGGGTGGTTGTGGCTGAAGCAATCACCCCTGGCCTGGTTCATCCTCGCCTGCGGAGCTGTTTCCTTCGGGGCGCTGGTGGTCGGCGGGCTGACCGGCATGGATGTCCCGGAACCGGGCACGCTGGAACGCTTCATGGGCTACCCGGTGACCGTTGGCCTGGCAACGTCGGGGCTGGTGATCGCCCAGCGCGTGCGTCAGGAACTGAAGGCGCGGAAAGCCGCACGGGCCGCAGCCCGGGCTACTGCTTCCGGGGCTTCCGGCCAATAA
- a CDS encoding inositol monophosphatase family protein: protein MTELGRHKLGRHSAAELNAGLDDYELAEALVREAGMLALMMRQGGLEGQQKTSVSDVVTAADHAAEDYVLEQLRRCRPDDGILGEEGASVKGSSGRTWVIDPVDGTYNFLHGSTYWCSALALKDTAGTVLGAIFQPEEDKLWLGGTTRPATLNGERLTSFHDGGGARTLTPLAEQGAATYIHPSWLADPLCAMPWHAAATGAAALRMFGSGSCDLGRVADGELDCWFQHSCPEWDWLPGKAIVIAAGGTADVVRINGLEWFVAGGTTAVRQLRAALESGSVE from the coding sequence GTGACGGAACTGGGAAGACACAAACTTGGCAGGCACAGCGCGGCGGAACTCAACGCGGGCCTGGACGACTACGAGCTGGCGGAAGCGCTGGTCAGGGAAGCAGGAATGCTGGCCCTCATGATGCGCCAGGGCGGCCTGGAAGGGCAGCAAAAGACGTCGGTATCCGACGTCGTGACGGCAGCCGACCATGCCGCCGAAGACTATGTGCTCGAACAGCTGCGCCGCTGCCGGCCGGACGACGGCATCCTGGGGGAGGAGGGCGCCTCCGTGAAGGGGAGCAGTGGCCGGACCTGGGTGATCGACCCAGTGGACGGAACCTACAACTTCCTGCACGGCTCCACGTACTGGTGCTCCGCGCTCGCCCTCAAGGACACTGCCGGCACGGTCCTGGGGGCCATTTTCCAGCCCGAGGAGGACAAGCTCTGGCTCGGCGGAACCACCCGCCCCGCGACCCTTAACGGTGAACGGCTCACTTCCTTCCACGACGGTGGCGGAGCCAGGACCCTCACGCCGCTGGCAGAGCAGGGCGCAGCAACGTACATCCACCCGTCCTGGCTCGCGGACCCGCTGTGCGCCATGCCCTGGCACGCTGCAGCCACCGGCGCCGCGGCGCTGCGGATGTTCGGCTCGGGATCCTGCGACCTGGGCCGGGTGGCCGACGGCGAACTGGACTGCTGGTTCCAGCACAGCTGCCCCGAATGGGACTGGCTGCCCGGCAAGGCAATCGTGATTGCCGCCGGCGGCACCGCCGACGTAGTCCGGATCAACGGACTCGAGTGGTTCGTCGCGGGAGGCACGACGGCGGTCCGGCAGCTTCGCGCGGCCCTCGAATCGGGCTCGGTGGAGTAG